From the genome of Chania multitudinisentens RB-25, one region includes:
- a CDS encoding GNAT family N-acetyltransferase — protein MSVYIEKAYLADAQAITNLVNMAYRPEAGRQGWTHEIGLVSGARITVEQVAALLDSRSTILVMRNDDRILACVQIEPSDNQSCYISMLATAPEAQGNGIGKQMLAAAESLAVAEYSACVFKMSVLSPRQELLAYYKRRGYVLSGYSEHYPVAAEVGIPMIAGLQLLGLEKQRT, from the coding sequence ATGAGCGTTTATATTGAAAAAGCGTACCTCGCAGATGCACAGGCCATCACGAATTTAGTCAATATGGCTTATCGCCCTGAAGCAGGTAGACAGGGCTGGACTCATGAAATAGGGTTGGTTTCCGGTGCTCGAATTACCGTTGAACAAGTTGCAGCTCTGCTGGACAGCCGTTCTACCATCTTGGTGATGCGTAATGATGATCGCATCTTGGCCTGCGTGCAGATTGAGCCTTCAGATAACCAATCGTGCTATATCAGTATGTTGGCAACGGCACCAGAAGCGCAGGGTAATGGCATCGGTAAACAAATGCTTGCGGCTGCTGAGTCACTTGCAGTGGCAGAATACTCGGCTTGCGTATTTAAAATGTCTGTTCTCTCTCCCCGTCAGGAATTGCTCGCTTATTACAAGCGGCGAGGCTATGTACTGAGCGGATATTCTGAACATTACCCAGTGGCTGCGGAAGTAGGTATCCCCATGATCGCCGGGCTCCAACTGCTAGGTTTGGAAAAACAACGAACCTAG
- a CDS encoding alpha-2-macroglobulin family protein, with protein MDLLKFILRLPFTLIKGAFRLLAFILGLLGWLLKPLIGKVNWSAPGWLGGLKRGFLRLESGVNKYPKAISLALVVLLCAAGGAFYGWNWWLNRPQPIEPAPMVYQETRVQVSDPEPVNYALAKSVPQEVGLAFLNSVAPLTEVGKVVEKGITLNPAAEGQWKWHNAQTLVFTPKNPLPMGAKYEVNLDPAVLLAPQIKLKNTRYSFKVPAFDYQLGKAEYYQDPQDPQKHSAIFNIKFNAPVDVASFEKQLALGVTEAKAKVAKKLNFSLVYDEKKLNAWVHSEPLKALDHGGTVQLTIGPGVKSVVSANATAETKNNRVVVPTLYSLAVNDINAQVVGADGAQGQRVLIVTFSDAVKDKELGSAINAWLLPQHDPKAHEANQEADVFHHWDIQSVDKSVLAQSTPLSLTLNDAEETYQPQFSFTFDAPAHRFMLIEINDLMTSSGGYKMPEKLYRIVEVPDYPKSLQFMSQGSLLSVNGDKQISVAARNVPGLRLDIKRVIPSQLQHIVSFKSWEYSSTQFNRLSDEYFTEHFQYQTAVNNDKPGEVSYQGIDLSRYLSTNPDSHRGVFLLTLSEWQPNKKLSPAPEEESEPNEEESDEAPSVGDSRFVVVTDLGIIAKRSQDKTRDVFVQSIHNGAPVSNAKVSVIAKNGVALLIRTTDANGHVRFPALEVYTNERKPVMFLVEKEGDVSFLPTGDYNDRGLDFSRFDIAGEETPVDPRTLSSYLFSDRGVYRPGDTFNIGLITRAVDWGVALAGVPVRAEIRDPRDKLMTTVPLTLGSSGFNELSYTTDENSPTGEWNIYLYLIDKNNDPSALLGHTAVNVKEFEPDQLKVKLELTPNRQQGWVKPSELQANIDVQNLFGTPAQDRRVASRLTLRPMYPNFDQFPDYAFYENRQNSDGFETELEDRTTNEQGMANIPLDLKSYADATYQLQLLSEAFVAGGGRSVAATARVLVSPYDYLIGVKPDGDLGYINRDAVRHLNVIAVDPSLKKIALPELKWVLIEQRYISVLTKQDSGVYKYQSKMKEVQLSEQPLALAEQGNELTLATNKPGDFVLVIEDAQGTVLNRIAYSVAGNANLSRSLDRNAELKLKLDRAEYQPGEEIEVSINAPYTGSGLITIEKDRVYGWQWFHTDTTSSVQKIRVPAGMEGNGYVNVQFVRDVNSSEIFMSPLSYGVMPFKISTRARQNNLEVLAPAVIKPGENLAMTVKTDGPQQVALFAVDEGILQVARYRLKDPLEYFFRKRELSVASSQILDLILPEFSKLMALTAAPGGDGGEGLDLNLNPFKRKRDKPVAYWSGITEVNGEKQFDYPVPDYFNGKIRVMAISVTPDKIGKAQTSTTVRDNFIMTPNVPSMVAPGDEFDVSVGVSNNLEGLNGQAVAVSIQLTPPPQLEVVGNAEQNLSLAEKREGVVSFRLRAKSSLGDAPLVFDARYGDKTSRRTISTSVRPATPYRTQSVMGRMNGSSQNIDNLRQMFDAYAQRRAAVSYSPLVLTSGLAQYLADYPYYCSEQIVSRSIPLMLQGQHPEMNSSLSQAEVSKQLKNLLAVLRSRQNDSGAIGAWRSSPDADPFVTPYVVQYLLEAKAAGYALPAGMLDEANGALRELAASRYDDLYHLRLRTWAVYLLTLQGEITTNSLAAVQATLQKLYPDSWKTDLSALYLASAYRLLKMDDEANALLQPSWNQLSKAYDKAWWTQNYFDPLVQDATRLYLITRHFPEKVSAIPPQVLDNMVRALREERYTTYSSAMSILALESYSAQVTAQSATADALKIAQTSKHSNVDPQIISALEGRFIKGQFTAEAQAIHFENSRDIPAWYVVTQAGYDLAAPQKAISRGLEITRDYTDEQGKPLTQVTLGQKINVHLKIRANSQEGQDNLAIVDLLPGGFEVVQQTPPPPATENEGESSNAIDAGWQSPLAAPGSTWAPDYSDIREDRVIIYGSATTDVQEFIYQIKATNTGSFVIPPAYGEAMYDREVQAVSVSNGKLVVVPAKN; from the coding sequence GGGCTCGCTTTTCTGAATTCGGTGGCCCCACTGACCGAGGTGGGTAAAGTGGTAGAAAAAGGGATTACGCTTAACCCGGCCGCAGAGGGCCAGTGGAAATGGCACAATGCTCAGACATTGGTGTTTACACCGAAAAATCCGCTGCCAATGGGCGCTAAATATGAAGTAAATCTCGATCCTGCCGTTCTGCTGGCTCCGCAAATTAAACTCAAAAACACACGTTATAGCTTCAAGGTGCCCGCGTTCGATTATCAGTTGGGGAAAGCGGAGTATTATCAGGACCCGCAAGATCCGCAAAAGCACAGTGCTATCTTCAACATAAAATTCAATGCACCGGTCGATGTGGCCAGTTTTGAAAAACAGCTCGCGTTAGGGGTGACGGAAGCTAAGGCCAAAGTGGCGAAGAAGCTTAACTTCTCACTGGTATACGACGAGAAAAAATTGAATGCCTGGGTTCACTCAGAACCGCTGAAAGCGCTGGATCACGGTGGTACTGTGCAGCTCACCATTGGCCCTGGCGTTAAATCTGTGGTGTCTGCCAATGCAACGGCGGAGACAAAAAATAATCGTGTAGTGGTGCCAACGTTGTATAGCCTGGCAGTGAATGATATTAATGCCCAAGTGGTGGGAGCCGATGGCGCACAAGGCCAGCGTGTGCTGATTGTGACTTTTAGCGACGCCGTGAAGGATAAAGAGCTTGGCAGCGCGATCAACGCTTGGTTGCTGCCGCAGCATGACCCTAAGGCTCATGAGGCCAATCAGGAAGCAGATGTTTTCCATCATTGGGATATTCAAAGCGTTGATAAGAGTGTTCTAGCGCAATCAACGCCGTTAAGCCTCACGCTCAACGACGCAGAAGAAACCTATCAGCCGCAGTTCAGTTTCACATTTGATGCGCCAGCTCACCGCTTTATGCTGATAGAAATCAATGATCTGATGACCTCATCCGGCGGTTATAAAATGCCGGAGAAACTTTACCGCATTGTAGAAGTGCCAGATTATCCAAAATCCTTGCAGTTTATGTCACAGGGTTCGCTGCTGTCGGTTAACGGTGACAAACAAATCAGTGTGGCAGCCCGCAACGTACCCGGCCTGCGCCTGGACATCAAACGGGTGATCCCGAGCCAGTTGCAACACATTGTCTCTTTCAAAAGCTGGGAATATTCTTCAACGCAGTTCAATCGGCTCAGCGATGAATATTTTACTGAACACTTCCAATACCAGACGGCGGTCAATAACGATAAACCGGGAGAGGTAAGTTATCAGGGTATTGATCTTTCACGTTATCTCTCCACCAATCCTGATTCCCATCGCGGCGTATTTTTGTTAACGCTGTCGGAATGGCAGCCGAACAAGAAATTATCACCCGCACCGGAAGAAGAAAGTGAACCAAATGAAGAAGAAAGCGATGAGGCGCCCAGCGTAGGGGATTCGCGCTTTGTTGTAGTGACCGATCTGGGAATTATTGCCAAACGCTCTCAGGATAAAACGCGTGATGTTTTTGTGCAGTCGATCCACAACGGGGCACCGGTCAGCAACGCCAAAGTGTCAGTGATCGCTAAAAATGGTGTGGCGCTGTTGATCCGAACGACGGATGCCAACGGGCATGTGCGGTTCCCAGCGTTGGAGGTGTATACCAACGAGCGTAAACCGGTGATGTTCCTGGTAGAAAAAGAGGGGGATGTCTCCTTCCTGCCAACCGGTGACTATAACGATCGCGGGCTGGATTTCTCGCGTTTCGATATTGCAGGTGAAGAAACACCGGTCGATCCACGCACGTTGAGCAGCTACCTGTTCTCCGATCGGGGTGTTTACCGGCCGGGGGATACCTTCAATATCGGCTTGATTACCCGCGCGGTTGACTGGGGGGTTGCTCTGGCTGGTGTACCGGTGCGCGCCGAGATCCGCGATCCGCGCGACAAACTGATGACCACGGTACCACTGACTCTCGGCAGCAGTGGTTTCAACGAATTGAGCTATACCACTGACGAAAACTCGCCGACCGGTGAATGGAACATTTACCTGTATCTGATTGACAAAAATAATGATCCTTCCGCACTGCTTGGCCACACCGCGGTTAACGTGAAGGAGTTTGAGCCCGACCAGTTGAAAGTGAAACTGGAGCTGACGCCGAATCGCCAGCAAGGATGGGTGAAACCCTCTGAATTGCAGGCAAACATTGATGTGCAGAACCTGTTTGGTACGCCAGCCCAGGATCGCCGGGTTGCCTCAAGGCTGACGCTGCGGCCGATGTATCCGAATTTTGATCAGTTTCCTGATTACGCTTTCTATGAAAATCGTCAGAACAGCGATGGGTTTGAAACCGAACTGGAAGACAGAACCACCAATGAGCAAGGTATGGCGAATATCCCGCTGGATCTGAAATCCTATGCGGATGCCACTTATCAGTTGCAGTTGTTGTCTGAGGCCTTCGTGGCCGGTGGTGGGCGTTCGGTGGCGGCGACCGCGCGCGTGCTGGTGTCACCTTATGATTATCTGATCGGTGTGAAGCCAGATGGTGATTTAGGCTACATCAACCGTGATGCAGTGCGTCATCTGAACGTGATCGCTGTCGATCCGTCATTAAAGAAAATTGCGCTACCCGAGCTGAAATGGGTATTGATCGAGCAACGGTATATTTCAGTGCTCACCAAACAGGATTCCGGGGTTTACAAATATCAGTCGAAGATGAAGGAAGTGCAACTTTCGGAGCAGCCATTGGCGCTGGCTGAACAAGGTAATGAGCTGACGCTGGCGACCAATAAACCGGGCGATTTTGTGCTGGTGATCGAAGATGCGCAAGGTACAGTGCTCAACCGCATTGCTTACAGCGTGGCGGGCAATGCTAACCTGAGCCGTTCGCTGGATCGCAATGCTGAACTGAAGTTGAAACTGGATCGGGCGGAATATCAGCCAGGGGAAGAGATCGAAGTCTCGATCAATGCTCCTTATACCGGCAGCGGCTTAATCACCATCGAGAAAGACCGGGTATATGGTTGGCAATGGTTCCATACCGATACCACCAGTTCGGTACAAAAAATCCGTGTTCCTGCCGGAATGGAAGGCAACGGTTACGTCAACGTGCAGTTTGTGCGAGATGTGAATTCCAGCGAAATCTTTATGAGCCCGCTGAGCTATGGCGTGATGCCGTTTAAGATCAGCACCCGTGCCCGGCAAAATAACCTTGAAGTGCTGGCCCCTGCGGTGATTAAACCGGGCGAAAATCTGGCAATGACGGTGAAAACCGACGGCCCGCAGCAGGTGGCGCTGTTTGCTGTAGATGAAGGGATCTTGCAGGTGGCACGTTATCGCCTGAAAGATCCGCTGGAGTATTTCTTCCGCAAACGGGAGCTGAGCGTAGCCAGCTCGCAAATCCTCGATCTGATCCTGCCGGAATTCAGCAAGCTGATGGCGTTGACTGCGGCTCCGGGGGGCGACGGCGGCGAGGGGCTGGATCTTAACCTGAACCCGTTCAAGCGCAAGCGTGACAAGCCGGTAGCCTACTGGTCTGGCATTACGGAAGTGAACGGTGAGAAACAGTTCGATTATCCGGTGCCGGATTACTTTAACGGCAAAATCCGGGTGATGGCGATTTCGGTCACGCCGGATAAAATCGGTAAAGCGCAGACGTCTACAACGGTGCGTGACAACTTTATCATGACGCCCAACGTGCCCTCGATGGTGGCTCCGGGTGATGAGTTTGATGTCAGCGTAGGGGTCAGCAACAACCTTGAAGGGTTGAATGGTCAAGCCGTTGCGGTGAGCATCCAGCTAACGCCGCCACCGCAGTTGGAGGTGGTGGGCAATGCGGAACAAAACTTGTCGTTGGCGGAAAAACGTGAAGGAGTCGTGAGCTTCCGCCTGCGTGCCAAATCGAGCCTCGGTGATGCGCCGCTGGTGTTCGATGCCCGCTATGGTGACAAAACCAGCCGCCGCACCATCAGTACTTCGGTGCGCCCGGCAACGCCTTATCGCACGCAGTCGGTGATGGGCCGGATGAACGGCAGCAGCCAGAATATTGATAACCTGCGGCAGATGTTCGATGCCTACGCGCAGCGGCGGGCGGCGGTGTCTTATTCGCCATTGGTATTGACCAGCGGCTTGGCGCAGTATCTGGCAGATTATCCGTATTACTGCTCTGAACAGATTGTCAGCCGTTCAATCCCGCTGATGCTGCAAGGCCAGCACCCGGAAATGAATAGCAGCTTGAGCCAGGCAGAGGTCAGCAAGCAGTTGAAAAACCTGCTCGCGGTATTACGTTCCCGCCAGAATGACAGCGGTGCAATAGGTGCCTGGCGTTCATCACCGGATGCCGATCCGTTTGTGACGCCGTATGTGGTGCAATATCTGTTGGAAGCTAAAGCGGCGGGCTATGCGTTGCCAGCCGGTATGCTTGATGAGGCCAACGGTGCGCTGCGTGAGTTAGCTGCCAGCCGCTATGACGATCTGTATCACCTGCGTCTGCGTACGTGGGCGGTTTATCTGTTGACGTTGCAGGGGGAAATCACTACTAACTCGCTGGCTGCGGTGCAGGCTACGTTGCAGAAACTGTATCCAGATAGCTGGAAAACCGATCTGAGTGCGTTGTATCTGGCTTCTGCTTACCGCCTGTTAAAAATGGATGATGAAGCCAATGCCTTGTTGCAGCCGAGCTGGAACCAGCTCAGCAAAGCCTATGACAAAGCCTGGTGGACGCAAAATTACTTCGATCCGCTGGTGCAGGACGCCACGCGGTTGTATCTGATTACTCGCCATTTCCCGGAAAAAGTGTCTGCCATACCGCCGCAGGTGCTGGATAATATGGTCAGGGCGCTGAGAGAGGAGCGTTATACCACCTATTCTTCGGCCATGAGCATTCTGGCGTTGGAGAGTTATTCGGCACAGGTGACGGCGCAGTCGGCCACCGCAGATGCGTTGAAGATCGCGCAAACCAGTAAGCACAGCAATGTCGATCCACAGATAATTTCGGCGTTGGAGGGGCGGTTTATCAAAGGGCAGTTTACCGCAGAGGCACAGGCTATCCACTTTGAAAATAGCCGTGATATACCAGCCTGGTACGTGGTGACGCAGGCCGGTTACGATCTGGCTGCGCCGCAGAAAGCGATTTCGCGCGGGCTGGAAATCACCCGTGATTACACCGACGAGCAAGGCAAACCGCTCACGCAGGTGACGCTGGGGCAGAAAATCAATGTGCATCTGAAAATCCGCGCCAACTCGCAAGAGGGGCAGGATAATCTGGCGATTGTCGATCTGCTGCCTGGCGGGTTTGAAGTCGTGCAGCAAACGCCTCCGCCACCGGCAACGGAAAATGAGGGTGAAAGCAGTAATGCCATTGACGCTGGCTGGCAGTCACCGCTGGCGGCGCCGGGCTCCACCTGGGCACCGGATTACAGCGATATTCGCGAAGATCGGGTGATCATTTATGGTAGCGCCACGACGGATGTGCAGGAGTTTATCTATCAGATTAAAGCAACCAACACCGGCAGCTTCGTGATCCCACCGGCTTATGGCGAAGCCATGTACGATCGTGAAGTGCAGGCGGTGTCGGTCAGTAATGGTAAGTTGGTTGTTGTACCCGCGAAAAACTAA
- the pbpC gene encoding penicillin-binding protein 1C, which produces MKIPPVFSAAAKRWLQNILMAVVLLALGFLGVRLWPHPPLSQGVPLSAVYYDRQGVLMRITLANDDRYRLWTPLEQVSPLAIRGILLHEDRWFYYNPGFNPISLVRGFWRSYVAGGKMQGGSTITMQLARMHWRLNTRTPSGKLMQIVRAVQLELSYSKHDILEAYLNYAPYGRNIESIGAASLIYFAKAPQDLTLPEALTLSVLPQSPSYRIDPKTGVLGNALTQARNRLFQRWQGIYATDSSQQALFQLPLALRQPEQMPYIAPHFIEQLRQQNPPLIQRDTRIDTTLEVGLQRLIEKQVNAFIARNQSRGIHNAAVLLVDSRDMGVRALVGSADYYNREIQGQVNGTHAKRSPGSTLKPFIYALGMEQGVLHPMTILKDVSSSFGAYAPENFDRRFLGPVTATDALNFSRNIPAVYVASQLRQPTFYQFLRLSGVANMASENHYGLSLVLGGGEVTAQELAKLYALLANRGALRPLRMQESDVSPLPVRLLSEEASFITLDMLRQHRRPGDTLAQRSSALPVYWKTGTSWGFRDAWSVGIFGPYVLVVWEGNFDSKGNNVFVGADAAAPLFFNIIDSINASYPALQEPKHTLPKQLKRVEICLASGDLSTPWCQQKGKTWFIPGKSPIKVDTVYRPVVLDIESGEVACPPYDETQTRTEVFEFWPSDLANVFAQAGLPKRVPPVNHCKDNGVAVSGNPPRITSPLKNTTYTLRQSQQGRDKITFNAVTDADSKTVYWFVDDIYLGSSASKKAIDWRPVNNGQYRIRAVDDHGRADSRMIMIELVN; this is translated from the coding sequence ATGAAAATCCCTCCTGTTTTCTCTGCGGCGGCAAAACGCTGGTTGCAAAATATTTTGATGGCTGTCGTGCTGCTGGCGCTGGGGTTTCTTGGTGTGCGGCTCTGGCCACATCCGCCGCTCTCTCAGGGCGTGCCTCTTTCTGCGGTTTATTACGATCGCCAGGGGGTGCTGATGCGCATCACGCTGGCGAATGACGATCGCTATCGCTTGTGGACACCGTTGGAACAGGTTTCTCCGTTGGCGATACGAGGCATCTTGCTGCACGAAGATCGCTGGTTTTATTACAACCCCGGTTTTAACCCGATCAGCCTGGTGCGTGGTTTTTGGCGCAGCTATGTTGCCGGGGGCAAAATGCAGGGCGGCTCAACCATCACCATGCAACTGGCGCGGATGCATTGGCGGCTGAATACCCGCACGCCGAGCGGTAAGTTGATGCAGATTGTGCGGGCCGTGCAGTTGGAACTCAGCTATTCCAAACACGATATTCTGGAAGCCTACCTGAATTACGCCCCTTATGGCCGCAATATTGAAAGTATCGGTGCTGCCAGCCTGATTTATTTTGCCAAAGCGCCGCAAGACCTGACGCTGCCGGAGGCGCTGACGCTCTCCGTGTTGCCACAATCACCCAGTTACCGTATTGATCCGAAAACCGGCGTGTTGGGCAACGCCCTGACGCAGGCACGCAATCGCCTGTTCCAGCGTTGGCAAGGGATTTATGCCACCGACAGCAGCCAGCAAGCCTTGTTCCAGTTACCGCTTGCGCTACGCCAGCCGGAACAGATGCCGTACATTGCGCCGCATTTTATCGAGCAACTGCGCCAGCAAAATCCGCCGTTGATCCAGCGTGATACCCGTATTGATACCACGCTAGAGGTGGGTCTACAGCGGCTGATTGAAAAGCAGGTGAACGCGTTCATCGCCCGCAATCAGAGCCGGGGCATCCATAATGCGGCGGTATTACTGGTGGATAGCCGTGATATGGGGGTGCGGGCGCTGGTGGGTTCTGCCGATTATTACAACCGCGAGATCCAGGGGCAGGTCAATGGCACTCATGCCAAACGCTCACCGGGTTCCACGCTCAAACCGTTTATTTATGCGCTGGGGATGGAGCAGGGCGTATTGCACCCGATGACTATTTTGAAAGACGTATCTTCGTCATTTGGGGCCTATGCGCCAGAGAATTTTGATCGGCGTTTTCTGGGGCCTGTTACTGCGACGGATGCGCTGAATTTCAGCCGTAATATTCCGGCAGTGTACGTGGCTTCACAGCTGCGGCAGCCAACGTTCTATCAGTTTTTACGTTTGTCTGGCGTGGCGAACATGGCCAGTGAGAACCATTACGGACTTTCGCTGGTGCTAGGCGGTGGGGAAGTTACGGCGCAGGAGTTGGCAAAACTGTATGCGTTACTGGCAAACCGTGGCGCACTGCGCCCGTTGCGGATGCAGGAAAGCGATGTTTCTCCTCTGCCGGTGCGTTTGCTCAGTGAAGAGGCCAGTTTTATCACCTTGGATATGCTGCGCCAGCACCGCCGGCCTGGTGATACCTTGGCGCAGCGTTCTTCTGCGTTGCCGGTCTATTGGAAAACCGGCACTTCTTGGGGATTCCGTGACGCCTGGAGCGTGGGTATTTTCGGGCCCTATGTATTGGTGGTCTGGGAAGGGAATTTTGACAGTAAAGGCAACAACGTGTTCGTTGGGGCTGATGCGGCGGCACCGCTGTTTTTCAATATCATCGACAGTATAAATGCCAGCTATCCGGCGTTGCAGGAGCCGAAGCATACGCTGCCAAAACAGTTAAAGCGGGTGGAGATTTGCCTAGCCAGCGGCGATTTGTCCACGCCGTGGTGCCAGCAAAAAGGGAAAACCTGGTTTATCCCCGGCAAATCGCCGATTAAGGTGGATACCGTGTATCGTCCGGTGGTATTGGATATTGAGAGTGGTGAAGTGGCTTGCCCGCCCTATGATGAAACGCAAACCCGCACGGAAGTGTTTGAATTCTGGCCTTCCGATCTGGCAAACGTATTTGCGCAGGCTGGTTTGCCAAAACGTGTACCCCCGGTGAATCATTGTAAAGATAACGGCGTTGCCGTCAGCGGCAACCCGCCGCGCATTACTTCGCCGCTGAAAAATACCACCTATACCTTACGGCAGTCGCAACAGGGGCGCGACAAAATCACTTTCAATGCGGTAACCGATGCTGACAGTAAAACGGTGTACTGGTTTGTGGATGATATTTACCTTGGCAGCAGTGCCAGCAAGAAGGCGATCGATTGGCGGCCGGTAAATAATGGCCAGTACCGCATCAGGGCGGTGGACGATCATGGGCGGGCAGATAGCCGTATGATCATGATTGAACTGGTGAACTGA
- a CDS encoding alpha/beta fold hydrolase — MAVEREYLLPAIWVREHLIQVPLNWFDTQDTRTIEIFARELVDPTRRGDQLPCLLFLQGGPGGKSPRPTARSSWIAEALKTYRVILLDQRGTGRSSRIEGKSLAGLSDLQAADYLACFRADSIVADAEYLRKNCFGDRPWSTLGQSYGGFITLTYLSQAPEGLHTCFMTGGLASLQPDADEVYAHTYPQVVAKNRIFYQRYPHLEEQIGRIADRLEHEEVLLPDGDRLTVKRLQSLGIDLGMSEGYERLLWLFDEAFNPDGQFSDTFLSQVMTLTSYAENPLFAVLHESIYAQDKATNWAAQRQRHRFDAFAEDRRPLYLTGEMIYPWMFTDINALRPFNNAVKLLAERRVWSPLYNSQRLLENQVPVFAAVYFSDMYVDVRLSLETAQQVGNLTPWITNEYEHNGLRVGNVFGHLQNMAQKAGVLCA, encoded by the coding sequence ATGGCTGTTGAACGAGAATATTTGCTACCCGCGATTTGGGTGCGGGAACATCTTATCCAAGTACCACTTAACTGGTTCGATACGCAAGATACACGCACTATTGAAATTTTTGCCCGCGAATTGGTCGATCCTACTCGCCGTGGAGACCAACTACCTTGCCTGCTGTTTCTGCAAGGTGGGCCAGGTGGGAAAAGCCCACGCCCCACCGCACGCAGCAGTTGGATTGCCGAAGCCCTGAAAACCTACAGAGTGATTTTGCTCGATCAGCGCGGAACCGGGCGCAGCAGCCGGATTGAGGGTAAAAGCCTGGCCGGGCTCAGCGATCTTCAGGCAGCAGATTATCTGGCCTGTTTCCGCGCAGACTCAATTGTGGCCGACGCTGAATATCTGCGTAAAAACTGTTTTGGCGATCGCCCCTGGAGCACATTGGGGCAAAGCTATGGCGGTTTTATTACCCTGACTTACCTTTCCCAGGCCCCCGAAGGGTTACATACCTGTTTTATGACCGGTGGCCTCGCCAGCCTGCAACCCGACGCTGATGAGGTTTATGCCCATACCTACCCGCAGGTGGTGGCGAAAAACCGGATTTTCTATCAACGCTATCCACACTTGGAAGAACAAATAGGCCGGATCGCCGATCGGCTTGAGCACGAAGAAGTGTTGCTGCCCGATGGCGATCGCCTGACCGTAAAACGTTTGCAAAGCCTGGGGATCGATCTTGGTATGAGTGAAGGTTATGAACGGCTGCTCTGGCTGTTTGACGAAGCCTTTAATCCCGACGGGCAATTCAGTGATACCTTCCTGTCGCAGGTGATGACGCTCACCAGCTATGCGGAAAATCCGCTGTTTGCCGTCCTGCATGAAAGCATCTACGCGCAGGATAAAGCCACCAACTGGGCGGCACAGCGCCAACGGCATCGTTTTGATGCTTTTGCCGAAGATCGTCGGCCTCTTTATCTGACCGGTGAGATGATCTATCCCTGGATGTTTACCGATATCAACGCATTGCGCCCATTCAATAATGCCGTCAAATTACTGGCCGAACGCCGGGTATGGTCACCACTTTATAACAGCCAGCGCTTGCTTGAGAATCAGGTGCCAGTATTCGCCGCCGTTTACTTTAGCGATATGTACGTCGATGTTCGGCTGTCGCTGGAAACCGCGCAGCAGGTGGGGAATTTGACCCCGTGGATCACCAATGAGTATGAGCACAATGGCCTGCGCGTCGGCAACGTGTTTGGTCACCTGCAAAACATGGCGCAGAAAGCCGGGGTTCTCTGCGCATAA
- a CDS encoding spore coat U domain-containing protein: MHKRMAMLAFIILVVAWGIPSAKAACSTPVVNASFGSVTSFAVNSTASTSSGSLSVNCGSSLATIFNTDTISVRLTASTFASGTQAIMKKVGDSSGDNIPITVCLSVQNCGSPMTIGAPATTFNSTQLSIFLLTGGKNFTIPLFFSTQPGQTVAAGTYTTTLSFLTNWDICTGLGVGIGGIQICVIDQNGSATLSLTVTLEVTNDCTTILAPAVNFGTAPLLSSFSSVVQTISVTCTKGSVYTVGLNDGIHAVNGVRNMASGSNLIRYDIYQSTTNNRWGSSIASQRWSSTNATSVSTNQLIRNYNYTATLLSGQTTPVEGNYSDTITVDLSF, translated from the coding sequence ATGCATAAAAGAATGGCAATGCTGGCTTTTATTATTCTGGTCGTCGCCTGGGGAATTCCATCGGCAAAGGCCGCTTGCAGTACACCGGTGGTCAACGCCTCGTTTGGTTCCGTCACCTCTTTTGCCGTTAACAGCACGGCCAGCACGTCATCGGGCTCGCTTTCTGTCAACTGCGGTTCGTCGTTAGCGACGATATTCAATACGGATACCATCAGCGTCCGGCTGACCGCATCCACCTTTGCTTCCGGCACCCAGGCGATAATGAAAAAAGTCGGTGACAGCAGTGGTGATAATATCCCCATCACGGTCTGCCTTTCGGTACAAAACTGCGGTTCACCGATGACCATTGGTGCACCAGCTACAACATTTAACTCTACCCAATTGTCTATTTTTCTGCTGACCGGGGGGAAAAACTTTACGATACCGCTGTTTTTTTCTACCCAGCCAGGGCAAACCGTAGCCGCGGGTACTTATACCACCACGTTGAGTTTCCTGACCAACTGGGATATCTGTACCGGGTTAGGAGTCGGTATTGGCGGTATACAGATCTGTGTTATCGACCAAAACGGCTCAGCAACGTTATCCCTGACGGTGACATTGGAGGTCACCAATGACTGCACAACCATTCTTGCTCCCGCAGTGAACTTTGGCACAGCACCGTTGTTGAGCAGCTTCAGCTCCGTGGTACAAACCATTTCTGTCACCTGCACCAAAGGGAGCGTGTATACCGTAGGGCTCAATGATGGTATTCATGCGGTGAATGGCGTGCGCAATATGGCCAGCGGCAGCAATCTGATTCGCTATGATATTTACCAGTCAACCACCAATAATCGCTGGGGCAGCAGCATTGCGTCACAGCGTTGGTCAAGTACCAACGCAACGTCGGTCAGCACCAATCAACTGATCCGCAACTACAACTACACGGCAACCCTTTTAAGCGGCCAGACAACCCCGGTGGAAGGTAACTACAGTGATACAATTACGGTGGATCTCTCTTTCTGA